From Streptomyces sp. TLI_053, a single genomic window includes:
- a CDS encoding class I SAM-dependent methyltransferase — MSDLPQTAHPRPEVLAAFEGATGFMPVDEGLALYAAAVTAARRTGLPVLEIGTYCGRSAILLAEAARETGTVALTVDHHRGSEEQQPGWEYHDPTLVDPEVGRMDTLPRFRRTLHAAGLEDHVIALVGRSPRIAAVWGGRLALVFIDGGHTDEHATADYEGWAPHLAPEGLLVVHDVFPDPADGGQAPYRVYLRALAEGFEEVSVTGSLRVLRRAATG, encoded by the coding sequence ATGTCCGACCTCCCGCAGACCGCGCACCCCCGGCCCGAGGTGCTGGCCGCGTTCGAGGGCGCGACCGGGTTCATGCCCGTCGACGAGGGCCTCGCGCTCTACGCCGCCGCCGTGACCGCGGCCCGCCGCACCGGCCTGCCGGTGCTGGAGATCGGCACCTACTGCGGCCGCTCGGCGATCCTGCTGGCCGAGGCCGCCCGGGAGACCGGCACCGTGGCGCTGACCGTCGACCACCACCGCGGCTCCGAGGAGCAGCAGCCCGGCTGGGAGTACCACGACCCGACCCTGGTCGACCCGGAGGTCGGCCGGATGGACACCCTCCCCCGGTTCCGCCGCACCCTGCACGCGGCCGGCCTGGAGGACCACGTGATCGCCCTGGTCGGCCGCTCGCCCCGGATCGCGGCGGTGTGGGGCGGCAGGCTGGCCCTGGTCTTCATCGACGGCGGCCACACCGACGAGCACGCCACCGCCGACTACGAGGGCTGGGCACCGCACCTGGCGCCCGAGGGCCTGCTCGTCGTCCACGACGTCTTCCCCGACCCGGCCGACGGCGGCCAGGCGCCCTACCGCGTGTACCTGCGGGCGCTCGCGGAGGGCTTCGAGGAGGTCTCGGTGACCGGTTCGCTGCGCGTCCTGCGCCGCGCCGCCACCGGCTGA
- a CDS encoding N-acetylmuramoyl-L-alanine amidase, with amino-acid sequence MTRTTRRTAGPTEPDGTDPGGTALDRAATDRAATGRAGAAPGRDRRPRRSAPLRAVTAIAVLAPLGLAGWLGWRTVGSPDRSVPAVAAAGTGTPAAAPPGGAETGAAPTGTPAPGTAPTGTADPAVPLPVATSTALAGRTVLLDPGHNTGNSAHTAEINRKVDIGNARKECDTTGTSTNSGYSEAEYSLDVVHRARAILAARGATVVLAHDGDRPWGPCIDERARIGNAAHADAAVSVHGDGGPANGSGFHVIMPAKVVAGKADTAAIVDPSHRLGLLLRDSFHAATGEPYADYVASKGLDTRSDLGGLNLSTVPKVFIECGNMRNPADARRMTDPQWRQQAAQGIADALTSFLTTR; translated from the coding sequence GTGACTCGCACCACCCGCCGGACGGCCGGCCCCACCGAACCCGACGGCACCGACCCCGGCGGCACCGCTCTCGACCGTGCCGCCACCGACCGCGCCGCCACCGGGCGTGCCGGCGCCGCCCCCGGCCGGGACCGCCGCCCGCGCCGCTCGGCGCCGTTGCGCGCCGTGACCGCGATCGCCGTGCTGGCGCCGCTCGGCCTGGCCGGCTGGCTCGGCTGGCGGACCGTCGGCAGCCCCGACCGGAGCGTCCCCGCCGTCGCGGCCGCCGGCACCGGCACCCCCGCCGCGGCACCGCCCGGCGGGGCGGAAACCGGCGCCGCGCCCACCGGCACCCCGGCGCCCGGCACCGCTCCCACCGGCACCGCCGACCCCGCCGTCCCGCTCCCGGTCGCCACCTCCACCGCGCTCGCGGGCCGCACCGTCCTCCTCGACCCGGGCCACAACACCGGCAACTCCGCCCACACCGCCGAGATCAACCGCAAGGTCGACATCGGCAACGCCCGCAAGGAGTGCGACACCACCGGCACCAGCACCAACAGCGGCTACAGCGAGGCCGAGTACTCCCTCGACGTGGTCCACCGCGCCCGGGCGATCCTCGCCGCCCGCGGCGCCACCGTGGTGCTGGCGCACGACGGCGACCGGCCGTGGGGGCCGTGCATCGACGAGCGTGCCCGGATCGGCAACGCCGCCCACGCCGACGCCGCGGTCTCGGTGCACGGCGACGGCGGGCCGGCGAACGGCAGCGGATTCCACGTGATCATGCCCGCCAAGGTGGTCGCCGGGAAGGCCGACACCGCGGCGATCGTCGACCCCTCGCACCGGCTGGGCCTGTTGCTGCGCGACAGCTTCCATGCGGCCACCGGCGAGCCCTACGCCGACTACGTCGCGAGCAAGGGCCTGGACACCCGTTCGGACCTCGGCGGACTGAATCTCTCGACCGTCCCCAAGGTGTTCATCGAGTGCGGTAACATGCGCAACCCGGCCGACGCCCGCCGGATGACGGACCCTCAGTGGCGCCAGCAGGCCGCCCAGGGGATCGCCGACGCGCTGACCTCGTTCCTGACCACCCGGTAG
- a CDS encoding serine/threonine-protein kinase, whose product MEPVLLVAVAIVVTLIVLVTSTARRRARRRAVERNPGGPPVTPGGTGGGLPGGGLPGGAVPGGAPPVHRAPPPPADAYPPTVPAQGDLGRLGRFRLTGELGRGGMGTVYLGLTPGGRPVAVKAVNPELAADPAFRRRFAREIEAARRVGGFHTAPVVDADPYGSPPWLATEYIPGPSLQEVLRRHGPVPGRTLHALAAGIAEALEEIHRCGVIHRDLKPGNVIVSGTGPRLIDFGIARAADDTRLTSTGFVVGTAGFVAPEQLSGAPVTPAVDLYAFGMVLCHAGGAAPFAPGVPLESALGLLPAQLAAVVLRCLDHDPGRRPTASDVLRQLSGHRIENDDWLPPPVQTMVERYQRPGA is encoded by the coding sequence ATGGAGCCGGTGCTGCTGGTGGCGGTCGCGATCGTCGTGACGCTGATCGTGCTGGTCACGTCGACCGCGCGTCGGCGGGCCCGGCGACGCGCGGTCGAACGGAATCCCGGTGGCCCGCCCGTGACGCCGGGCGGGACCGGCGGTGGGTTGCCCGGCGGTGGGTTGCCCGGCGGTGCGGTGCCCGGCGGTGCGCCGCCCGTCCACCGGGCGCCTCCGCCGCCGGCCGACGCGTACCCCCCGACCGTCCCCGCGCAGGGCGACCTCGGCCGGCTCGGCCGCTTCCGCCTTACCGGCGAGCTGGGCCGGGGTGGCATGGGAACGGTCTACCTGGGCCTGACTCCCGGCGGCCGCCCGGTCGCCGTGAAGGCCGTGAACCCGGAGCTCGCCGCCGACCCGGCCTTCCGGCGCCGCTTCGCCCGCGAGATCGAGGCCGCGCGCAGGGTCGGCGGCTTCCACACCGCGCCCGTGGTCGACGCGGATCCCTACGGCAGCCCGCCCTGGCTGGCCACCGAGTACATCCCCGGCCCGTCGCTGCAGGAGGTCCTCCGCCGGCACGGCCCGGTCCCGGGGCGCACGCTGCACGCGCTCGCGGCCGGGATCGCCGAGGCCCTGGAGGAGATCCACCGCTGCGGGGTGATCCACCGCGACCTCAAGCCGGGCAACGTCATCGTCTCCGGCACCGGCCCGCGGCTCATCGACTTCGGCATCGCCCGGGCCGCCGACGACACCCGGCTCACCTCGACCGGATTCGTCGTCGGTACGGCCGGCTTCGTCGCCCCGGAACAGCTCTCGGGCGCGCCGGTGACCCCCGCCGTCGACCTGTACGCGTTCGGCATGGTGCTGTGCCACGCCGGTGGCGCCGCTCCGTTCGCCCCGGGTGTGCCGCTGGAATCCGCCCTGGGCCTGCTTCCCGCCCAGCTGGCGGCGGTCGTGCTCCGGTGCCTGGACCACGACCCCGGGCGCCGGCCCACCGCGTCCGACGTCCTGCGACAGCTCTCCGGCCACCGGATCGAGAACGACGACTGGCTGCCGCCACCGGTACAAACGATGGTCGAGCGGTACCAGCGGCCGGGGGCCTAG
- a CDS encoding alcohol dehydrogenase catalytic domain-containing protein, which translates to MRAAVLHRTGQETLDVRDDVEAVGFGPGRVRIRLRAASLCHSDLSAMSGVLPQPAPFVPGHEGAGDVVEVGEGVTGVAVGDRVLLSWIAPCGRCAHCERGRSHLCVAGLRRLGAPGFRFGGDGTGAVEASGFYGTGTFAEEVVVDRDAVVPVPADLPYELAALIGCGVTTGIGAAVHTARVEPGASVAVIGAGGVGVAAVQGARVCGAGRIAVVDPVVSRRERALAFGATEALAPEELRAAAKGLPGGGFDYVFEAVGRSATVRAAYDAARRGGAVVVIGAGAQDDQVRFGMGELFFNEKRLLPSLYGGAPLLHTVALVVELWRAGRIDLAGMVTHRVALAEVNEALAQMRGGEALRTVVLPG; encoded by the coding sequence ATGCGTGCCGCCGTTCTGCACAGGACCGGTCAGGAGACGCTCGACGTCCGCGACGACGTCGAGGCGGTCGGCTTCGGTCCGGGCAGGGTGAGGATCAGGCTGCGGGCCGCGAGCCTCTGCCACTCCGACCTGTCGGCGATGAGCGGCGTGCTGCCCCAGCCCGCGCCGTTCGTCCCCGGGCACGAGGGTGCCGGCGACGTCGTCGAGGTCGGCGAGGGGGTGACGGGGGTCGCCGTCGGCGACCGGGTGCTGCTCAGCTGGATCGCGCCGTGCGGCCGCTGCGCGCACTGCGAGCGCGGGCGCTCCCACCTCTGCGTGGCTGGCCTGCGACGACTCGGCGCCCCGGGCTTCCGCTTCGGCGGGGACGGGACCGGCGCGGTGGAGGCGTCCGGCTTCTACGGCACCGGCACCTTCGCCGAGGAGGTGGTGGTGGACCGCGACGCGGTGGTCCCGGTGCCCGCCGACCTCCCGTACGAACTGGCCGCGCTGATCGGCTGCGGCGTGACCACCGGTATCGGCGCGGCCGTCCACACCGCCCGGGTCGAGCCCGGCGCGTCGGTCGCGGTGATCGGCGCCGGCGGGGTGGGCGTCGCCGCGGTCCAGGGCGCCCGGGTCTGCGGCGCGGGCCGGATCGCGGTGGTCGACCCGGTGGTGTCCCGCCGGGAGCGGGCGCTCGCCTTCGGCGCGACCGAGGCGCTCGCCCCGGAGGAGCTCAGGGCGGCGGCGAAGGGCCTGCCGGGCGGCGGGTTCGACTACGTCTTCGAGGCGGTCGGCCGCTCGGCCACCGTCCGGGCGGCCTACGACGCGGCCCGGCGCGGCGGTGCCGTGGTGGTGATCGGCGCCGGGGCGCAGGACGACCAGGTCCGGTTCGGCATGGGGGAGCTGTTCTTCAACGAGAAGCGGCTGCTGCCCTCGCTGTACGGCGGGGCCCCGCTGTTGCACACCGTCGCGCTGGTGGTGGAGCTGTGGCGGGCCGGGCGGATCGACCTCGCGGGGATGGTCACCCACCGGGTCGCGCTGGCGGAGGTCAACGAGGCGCTGGCGCAGATGCGCGGCGGGGAGGCGCTGCGGACCGTGGTGCTGCCGGGCTGA
- a CDS encoding alpha/beta fold hydrolase — protein sequence MDVTTRAGTQALRRLGFTFSADGSHAACLASAADGGWYAESWHLPARGPARPTGLPLPGHRSEDLRSQLVALPDGSVLVRRADGDRHDLVTLSAATDQYGRAVTAERPLTTLRMPGLRLLPLPEGAASGPHAPVALALGSDTRPGTTVWLVRADGSPPHRIAEIPGLHGGGIWLDRAGALLALDRVGDGLVRTVVLDLRTGTVTPLLEIGERSNDRLLLFDPDSRFAMVRSDAPGTDRIGWGVPGGGEPLRFPEALHVAGMFLRPVALCPAADGPRVAVQLDHGAGCSLALWRPALGRLDPLPVPPGRLGAVGHWSAEGLRLPYSAPDHPAALATLDVDALLTQGPVASTSGPVPLPLQLAPLGSGLPGPWRDTVLPWQPGVTRSRPGTTPRGWRLDGSAEPGDGGRWHPAQSLELSGPAGPLEAVVYGGDAWLSSPQLVLALHGGPADAWRLEFDPALQRMAGEGLAVLAPNQRGSTGYGVAHALAIRGAWGGPDLDDVLHLLEGIAGQRAALGLEPPALFGVSYGAFLALLAAAHAPADQVARCAVVAPFLSGARLLAEASDPVRALTTRLGGGDPIADARGPRDVLQLAHRIGVPLLVVHGDRDEVVPVSQSRSLRHELLRIGRTEGADFRYVEAAGAGHEVLAEEGGAVLHELLAGFLRTGRPG from the coding sequence ATGGACGTGACCACCCGGGCCGGGACCCAGGCCCTGCGCCGGCTCGGCTTCACCTTCTCCGCCGACGGCAGCCACGCCGCCTGCCTGGCCTCCGCCGCCGACGGCGGCTGGTACGCCGAGAGCTGGCACCTCCCCGCCCGGGGCCCCGCCCGGCCGACCGGTCTCCCGCTGCCCGGCCACCGCTCCGAGGACCTCCGCTCGCAGCTGGTCGCCCTGCCGGACGGCTCGGTGCTGGTCCGCCGCGCCGACGGCGACCGGCACGACCTGGTGACGCTCTCCGCCGCCACCGACCAGTACGGCAGGGCCGTCACCGCCGAACGACCGCTGACCACCCTGCGGATGCCCGGCCTCCGGCTCCTGCCGCTCCCGGAGGGCGCGGCGTCGGGCCCCCACGCCCCGGTGGCGCTCGCCCTGGGCAGCGACACCCGGCCGGGCACCACGGTCTGGCTGGTCCGGGCCGACGGCTCGCCGCCGCACCGGATCGCCGAGATCCCGGGCCTGCACGGCGGTGGCATCTGGCTGGACCGCGCCGGAGCGCTGCTGGCCCTCGACCGGGTGGGCGACGGCCTGGTCCGCACCGTGGTGCTCGACCTGCGCACCGGCACCGTCACCCCGCTGCTGGAGATCGGCGAGCGCAGCAACGACCGGCTGCTGCTGTTCGACCCGGACAGCCGGTTCGCGATGGTGCGCAGCGACGCCCCCGGCACCGACCGGATCGGCTGGGGCGTGCCGGGCGGCGGCGAGCCGCTGCGGTTCCCGGAGGCCCTGCACGTCGCGGGCATGTTCCTGCGGCCGGTCGCCCTGTGTCCGGCGGCCGACGGACCACGGGTCGCCGTGCAGCTCGACCACGGCGCGGGCTGCTCGCTCGCCCTGTGGCGGCCCGCCCTGGGCCGGCTGGACCCGTTGCCGGTCCCGCCCGGACGGCTCGGCGCGGTCGGCCACTGGTCGGCGGAGGGGCTGCGGCTGCCGTACTCGGCGCCGGACCACCCGGCCGCGCTCGCCACCCTGGACGTGGACGCGCTGCTGACCCAGGGGCCGGTCGCCAGCACCTCGGGGCCGGTGCCACTGCCGCTCCAACTGGCCCCGCTCGGCTCGGGGTTGCCCGGGCCGTGGCGGGACACCGTGCTGCCCTGGCAGCCCGGCGTCACCCGGAGCCGCCCCGGTACGACGCCGCGCGGCTGGCGGCTGGACGGTTCCGCCGAGCCGGGCGACGGCGGCCGCTGGCACCCCGCGCAGAGCCTCGAACTCTCGGGCCCAGCAGGCCCGTTGGAGGCCGTGGTGTACGGCGGGGACGCCTGGCTGAGCAGCCCCCAGCTGGTGCTGGCCCTGCACGGCGGCCCGGCGGACGCCTGGCGGCTGGAGTTCGACCCGGCGCTGCAGCGGATGGCCGGCGAGGGCCTGGCCGTGCTCGCCCCGAACCAGCGCGGTTCCACGGGCTACGGGGTCGCGCACGCGCTGGCGATCCGGGGCGCCTGGGGCGGGCCCGATCTCGACGACGTCCTGCACCTGCTGGAGGGCATCGCCGGCCAGCGGGCCGCGCTCGGCCTGGAACCGCCGGCCCTGTTCGGGGTCAGCTACGGCGCCTTCCTCGCCCTGCTGGCGGCGGCCCACGCGCCGGCCGATCAGGTGGCGCGCTGCGCGGTGGTCGCGCCGTTCCTGTCCGGCGCCCGGCTGCTCGCCGAAGCCTCCGACCCGGTCCGGGCGCTGACCACCCGGCTGGGCGGCGGGGATCCGATCGCGGACGCCCGCGGGCCGCGCGACGTGCTCCAGCTCGCACACCGGATCGGCGTGCCGCTCCTGGTCGTGCACGGCGACCGGGACGAGGTGGTGCCGGTGAGCCAGTCCCGTTCGCTGCGGCACGAGTTGCTGCGGATCGGGCGCACCGAGGGCGCCGACTTCCGCTACGTCGAGGCGGCGGGAGCCGGGCACGAGGTCCTGGCCGAGGAGGGTGGCGCGGTACTGCACGAGCTGCTCGCCGGGTTCCTGCGCACCGGCCGCCCGGGCTAG
- a CDS encoding prenyltransferase: protein MTAAVPEVLLLDGVLDAEQAAGTVRSILAEQQPDGAIPWFRGHHLDPWDHTEAAMALDTAGEHAAAEAAYRWLAKHQNPDGSWYAGYAYGKPGLADGEVCDPAKETNFCAYLAVGVWHHHLSTGDDTFLEWIWPTVRRALDFIVAQRLPGGPIAWRVDEDGRATDEALLTGSSSILHALRCGLAVADYLDEPQPDWELAAGRLRHAVTHHPERFLDKDRYSMDWYYPVLGTALRGPAAQARIARDWDRFVVPGLGVRCVSDRPWVTGGESAELAMALWAIGESDRAVDILRWIQKHLRHPDGSYWTGYVFEDDAIWPEERTTWTAGALLLAVAALGGDPATVAVFGGEELPAGLVVQDCC, encoded by the coding sequence GTGACCGCCGCCGTTCCCGAGGTCCTGCTGCTGGACGGCGTGCTCGACGCCGAGCAGGCCGCCGGCACCGTCCGCAGCATCCTCGCCGAGCAGCAGCCCGACGGTGCCATACCGTGGTTCCGCGGCCACCACCTCGACCCGTGGGACCACACCGAGGCGGCGATGGCGCTGGACACGGCCGGCGAGCACGCCGCCGCCGAGGCCGCCTACCGCTGGCTGGCGAAGCACCAGAACCCGGACGGCTCCTGGTACGCCGGCTACGCCTACGGGAAGCCGGGGCTCGCCGACGGCGAGGTCTGCGACCCGGCCAAGGAGACCAACTTCTGCGCCTACCTGGCGGTCGGCGTCTGGCACCACCACCTCTCCACCGGTGACGACACCTTCCTGGAGTGGATCTGGCCGACCGTCCGGCGCGCGCTGGACTTCATCGTCGCCCAGCGGCTGCCCGGCGGCCCGATCGCCTGGCGGGTCGACGAGGACGGCCGGGCCACCGACGAGGCGCTGCTCACCGGCTCCTCCAGCATCCTGCACGCGCTGCGCTGCGGGCTGGCCGTCGCGGACTACCTGGACGAGCCGCAGCCCGACTGGGAGCTCGCGGCCGGCCGGCTGCGGCACGCCGTCACCCACCACCCCGAGCGGTTCCTCGACAAGGACCGCTACTCGATGGACTGGTACTACCCGGTGCTCGGCACCGCGCTGCGCGGCCCGGCGGCGCAGGCCCGGATCGCCCGGGACTGGGACCGCTTCGTCGTCCCCGGCCTGGGCGTGCGCTGCGTCAGCGACCGCCCCTGGGTGACCGGCGGCGAGAGCGCCGAGCTGGCGATGGCGCTCTGGGCGATCGGCGAGTCCGACCGCGCGGTGGACATCCTGCGCTGGATCCAGAAGCACCTGCGGCACCCCGACGGCTCCTACTGGACGGGGTACGTGTTCGAGGACGACGCGATCTGGCCGGAGGAGCGCACCACCTGGACGGCGGGGGCGCTGCTGCTGGCGGTCGCGGCGCTCGGGGGCGACCCGGCGACGGTGGCGGTGTTCGGCGGCGAGGAACTGCCAGCCGGTCTGGTGGTCCAGGACTGCTGCTGA
- a CDS encoding class I SAM-dependent methyltransferase has translation MLTVDFSRFPLAPGDRVLDLGCGGGRHAFECYRRGADVVALDQNAEEIAEVRKWFAAMEQAGEAPEGASAVAMEGNALALPFEDEHFDRIIISEVMEHIPDDKGVLNEMFRVLKPGGLLAVTVPRWLPEKICWALSDEYHEVEGGHIRIYRGDELLDKLKDAGLEPYGTHHAHALHSPYWWIKCAVGVDNDKSLPVKAYHQLLVWDIVGTPVISTLTKAAERALNPVIGKSFVAYATKPHRAGRGAEGAGGAE, from the coding sequence GTGCTGACCGTTGATTTCTCGCGCTTCCCGCTCGCCCCCGGCGACCGGGTGCTCGACCTGGGCTGCGGCGGGGGACGGCACGCGTTCGAGTGCTACCGGCGCGGGGCCGACGTGGTCGCCCTCGACCAGAACGCCGAGGAGATCGCCGAGGTCAGGAAGTGGTTCGCCGCCATGGAGCAGGCCGGCGAGGCACCGGAGGGCGCGTCCGCGGTCGCCATGGAGGGCAACGCGCTCGCGCTGCCGTTCGAGGACGAGCACTTCGACCGGATCATCATCTCCGAGGTGATGGAGCACATCCCGGACGACAAGGGCGTGCTCAACGAGATGTTCCGGGTGCTCAAGCCCGGCGGACTGCTCGCCGTCACCGTGCCCCGCTGGCTGCCCGAGAAGATCTGCTGGGCGCTCTCCGACGAGTACCACGAGGTCGAGGGCGGCCACATCCGGATCTACCGGGGCGACGAGCTGCTCGACAAGCTCAAGGACGCCGGCCTGGAGCCCTACGGCACCCACCACGCCCACGCGCTGCACTCCCCGTACTGGTGGATCAAGTGCGCCGTCGGCGTCGACAACGACAAGTCGCTGCCGGTGAAGGCCTACCACCAGCTGCTGGTCTGGGACATCGTCGGCACCCCGGTGATCAGCACCCTCACCAAGGCCGCCGAGCGGGCGCTCAACCCGGTCATCGGCAAGAGCTTCGTCGCCTACGCCACCAAGCCCCACCGGGCCGGTCGCGGGGCCGAGGGTGCGGGCGGGGCGGAGTGA
- a CDS encoding glycosyltransferase family 4 protein translates to MTAQPLRIALLSYRGDPFCGGQGVYVRHLSRELARLGHHVDVIGAQPYPVLDEVEGPGSVRLVELPSLDLYRADDPFRTPAREEYRGAVDVLEYATMRTGGFPEPLTFSLRARQYLARHRGRYDVVHDNQTLGYGLLGLARHGFPLVTTIHHPITVDRRVELDAAPGRLKRLSLRRWYAFTRMQRRVAARLEHIITVSGSSKREIAEHLGAAPDAVSVVPIGADTRLWSPSDEVARVPGRIVTTSSADVPLKGLVHLVEALAKVRTERDAHLVVVGKPQKEDGPIARAVRAFGLEPHIEFRHGLTDRELVDLYRSAEVACVPSLYEGFSLPAAEAMATATPLVATTGGAIPEVAGPDGESCLAVPPGDADALATALGRLLDDPELRAALGAAGRERVLARFTWERAAELTVEGYRAAIATGTGRRARSGPGWRYVA, encoded by the coding sequence ATGACCGCGCAGCCGCTGCGGATTGCCCTGCTCTCGTACCGCGGCGACCCGTTCTGCGGCGGTCAGGGCGTCTACGTACGGCACCTCTCCCGTGAGCTGGCCCGGCTCGGCCACCACGTGGACGTGATCGGCGCCCAGCCGTACCCCGTCCTGGACGAGGTCGAGGGGCCGGGTTCGGTCCGGCTGGTCGAGCTGCCCAGTCTGGACCTCTACCGCGCCGACGACCCCTTCCGCACCCCGGCGCGCGAGGAGTACCGGGGGGCCGTGGACGTCCTGGAGTACGCCACCATGCGCACCGGCGGCTTCCCCGAGCCGCTGACCTTCTCGCTGCGCGCCCGTCAGTACCTGGCCCGGCACCGCGGCCGCTACGACGTCGTGCACGACAACCAGACGCTCGGCTACGGCCTGCTCGGCCTGGCCCGGCACGGCTTCCCGCTGGTCACCACGATCCACCACCCGATCACGGTGGACCGCCGGGTGGAGCTGGACGCGGCCCCCGGCCGGCTGAAGCGGCTGTCGCTGCGCCGCTGGTACGCCTTCACCCGGATGCAGCGCCGGGTCGCCGCCCGGCTCGAGCACATCATCACCGTCTCCGGCAGCTCCAAGCGGGAGATCGCCGAGCACCTCGGCGCCGCCCCGGACGCCGTCTCGGTGGTGCCGATCGGCGCCGACACCCGGCTGTGGTCCCCGTCGGACGAGGTCGCCCGGGTGCCCGGACGGATCGTCACCACCTCCAGCGCCGACGTGCCGCTCAAGGGCCTGGTGCACCTGGTCGAGGCGCTGGCGAAGGTCCGCACCGAACGGGACGCGCACCTGGTCGTGGTCGGCAAGCCGCAGAAGGAGGACGGTCCGATCGCCCGCGCCGTGCGCGCCTTCGGGCTGGAGCCGCACATCGAGTTCCGGCACGGCCTGACCGACCGGGAACTGGTCGACCTCTACCGCTCGGCCGAGGTGGCCTGCGTGCCGTCGCTGTACGAGGGCTTCTCGCTGCCGGCCGCCGAGGCGATGGCCACCGCGACCCCGCTCGTCGCCACCACCGGCGGCGCGATCCCCGAGGTGGCCGGTCCGGACGGCGAGAGCTGCCTGGCGGTGCCCCCGGGCGACGCGGACGCGCTCGCGACGGCGCTCGGCCGGCTGCTCGACGACCCGGAGCTGCGCGCCGCGCTCGGCGCGGCGGGCCGGGAGCGGGTGCTCGCCCGGTTCACCTGGGAGCGCGCCGCCGAGCTGACGGTCGAGGGCTACCGGGCCGCGATCGCCACCGGCACCGGCCGCCGGGCCCGCTCCGGCCCGGGCTGGCGCTACGTGGCCTGA